Proteins encoded in a region of the Salinicoccus sp. RF5 genome:
- a CDS encoding TerC family protein — protein MDFAIILEYAWVLVVLIVLEGLLAADNAVVLAVMVKHLDRKRRKKALFYGLLGAFVFRMIAILLLVWLVQWWWMQALGALYLFYVSISHLYKLWQGNKEPEEPTAGTEGIALEAAKEKKGSGFWFTVFKVELADIAFAIDSILAAAAIALALPEVGGDFFGVNAGQYTVMLIGGLIGVIIMRFFATWFVELLNRKPGLEVAAFIIVGWVGVKLAVLTLAHDAIAVVPHDFPHSGTWKLIFWAVMVIIIAAGWFLSKDRGHGEKVESTY, from the coding sequence ATGGATTTTGCGATAATTTTGGAGTACGCATGGGTGCTCGTCGTCCTGATCGTGCTTGAGGGGCTGCTTGCTGCAGACAACGCGGTCGTGCTCGCCGTAATGGTCAAGCACCTGGATAGGAAACGCCGGAAGAAGGCGCTGTTCTACGGACTGCTCGGTGCATTCGTCTTCCGCATGATCGCCATACTGCTGCTCGTCTGGCTCGTCCAGTGGTGGTGGATGCAGGCACTCGGCGCACTCTACCTGTTCTACGTGTCGATCTCACACCTCTACAAGCTGTGGCAGGGCAACAAGGAGCCGGAGGAACCTACAGCCGGCACCGAAGGCATTGCGTTGGAAGCAGCGAAGGAAAAGAAGGGCAGCGGCTTCTGGTTTACGGTATTCAAGGTGGAGCTTGCGGATATCGCATTCGCCATCGATTCGATACTTGCAGCTGCAGCCATCGCACTTGCACTGCCTGAAGTCGGCGGCGACTTCTTCGGCGTCAATGCTGGACAGTACACCGTAATGCTCATCGGCGGACTGATCGGTGTCATCATCATGCGGTTCTTCGCCACATGGTTCGTCGAGCTGCTCAACAGGAAGCCGGGGCTCGAAGTCGCAGCCTTCATCATCGTCGGTTGGGTCGGCGTGAAGCTTGCCGTGCTTACGCTTGCGCATGATGCCATCGCAGTCGTTCCGCATGATTTCCCGCATTCCGGTACATGGAAGCTGATTTTCTGGGCAGTGATGGTGATCATCATCGCAGCAGGATGGTTCCTGAGCAAAGACCGGGGACATGGTGAAAAAGTGGAAAGCACTTATTAA